In the genome of Candidatus Marinarcus aquaticus, the window ATGTTTTTGATTTTTGTATGGACATTGAAAATAAAATGAGTAAAGCTGATTTTGCAGTGAGTCGAGCAGGAGCCTCAACTTTATGGGAACTTGCAGCCAATGCCTTACCGACACTTTTTATTCCTTTCCCACATGCCGCACAAGATCATCAATACACCAATGCTCTTTTTTTGGTTGAGAAAAATATGGCCTATATGAAACGTGAGAGTCAATTGAGTCAAGAGTATTTTTTTGAGTGCATCCAACAAGACAATTATGAGATGTCAAAACGTTTGGTGAATTCTATTATGAGTGATTCTATTAAACTCATGCTTGATTGCATTTTAGAGGATCACTAAGAGCAACAAACCAAACAAAATTCTATAAATACCAAAGGCCACAAATGTAAAGTTCTCTAAAAACTTTAAAAAAAGTTTGATGGTCAAATACGCTACAATAAATGAAATGACAAATCCCATTGCTAAAACCATTAGGTTTGTGTGTGTAAAGTCATTGTAGTGTTTCAGTAAATCATAGCCTGTGGTTGCACACATGACGGGGAAGGCTAAAAGAAATGAGAACTCTGCACTTGCTTTTCTTGTAAGTCCTACAAACATCGCTCCAAGAATGGTTGCACCTGCTCGGCTTGTTCCAGGGATGAGTGCGGCTATTTGAGCCAAACCAATCAAAAGTGCTTGTTTGTATGAAACATTTTCAACATCATCAATAAAATGCTCTTGCGGTTTATAGTAGCGTTCAGCAATTAAAAAGATGATTCCCCCAATAATAAACATCGTTGCAACCACTTCAACACTAAAGAGCATCTTGATTTGTGAAGAGAAAAGAAACCCAACTGCTCCAATTGGAATAAATGCAAGGATTAGTTTTTTCCACAATTCAATATGTTTTAGAGTGAATTTACTGGGATAGTTTAAAATAACAGCTAAAATAGCTGCAAATTGAATGATGACTTCAAAGGCTTTATTCACAGATGTTTGTTCGAGGTTTAAAAACTCGCTGGCAACGATTAAATGCCCCGTTGATGAAATAGGCAAAAATTCTGTGAAGCCTTCGATGACTCCTAATATAATTGAATCAGATATGGTCATTATAATCCTCTTTTTTTAGTCAGTTGAAAAAATCGTTTGAGTGCACGTTTCTCTTTATAACCAATATCATAGTCAATCATTTTTAAATACTCTAAAATATGTTGTTTCGATACACCTGAACGTTGTGAATAATGCTCTAGGATATACTGTGGGATTTTGATGAAACGTTTTTTAAATGGTTTCATTACTTTATATAACAGTTTTCCATGTTTGTTGTAACAAAGACGTGCAAAAACAAATGGAAGGTTATATTTGTCTTGCCACGCTTTGGCTAAGTCAATAAAACTCTCTTTATCATTTTCATGGTAAAACTTCAAGGCTTTATCTCCGATAATGACTTGACCTTCGAGGTTTAAAACCTTTGCTAAAGCATTGGAAGTATCACTTTGATAATCTTTTGTGTATTCCCCTGGTACAAGCAGTACAGAACGTACGTTGCTTCGTGCAATGATTCCTAAGTCTAAAGCTTTTTCAGTTCGTGAAGCAATCGATGAAATAAATGCAGAATGTACTTTTCTTTGTTTAAATCGTTTGTTAATGGCTGAAGGATACGATTTTTGATATTCGATGATGGCTTTAAGCTGATTTGATTTTATACTCTTTTTTAAAAAAATATGAACGGGAAGAAGATTGATAAAATCGATTTTGGCAAAGTTCATTTATGATTCCTAAAACTAAAATTATTTTGGATATAATAGTAAAAATTTAGTAAATAAGGGGTTAAAATGGTTGAAGTAGAGTTTCTTGGACCGATTAATAAAGAAAAATTAACATTGGATATTTCAAACCTCTCGCAATTAAGTGAACTGTTAAAAGAAGACAATGACGTCGTTGAATGGTTAGATAAATGTGCTGTTGCAGTGAATGATACGCTGGTTTCATCTAAAGATATGAGTCTGAATGATGGAGATAAGATTTCACTTCTTCCTCCTGTATGCGGTGGATGAGAATGAACAAATTAGAACTTTTTGATGGAAGTCTACCTGTTGAAGAGATTACCAATGCTTGGTACAATGAATTTAAACTCTCTAATTATGGTGCTATTATTACTTTTGTAGGTGTGGTACGAGACGAAGATGGAATTGATGGTCTTTCATTTGATATCTATGAACCTATTTTAAATAACTGGTTTAATGCCTGGCAAGAGAAAGCCAATGCACAAAATGCCATTGTGCTTATGGCTCACTCAAAAGGGGATGTATTGAATCATGAGAGCTCATACATTGCAGCAGTGTGTTCCCCAAAACGAAGAGTAGCACTTGAAATGATTGATGAGTTTGTAGAAGATTTTAAACAAAGTGCGCCTATTTGGAAGTATGATATTATCAATGGAAAAAGAGAGTATGCACTTGATAGAAGTACAAAAATAAATGGTGCAGGGATTTTAAACTGATGCGTGTTGATTTGCATAACCACACTCATTTTTGTAACCATGCCAATGGAAGTATGCAAGTGTATGTTGAAAAAGCAATTGAAAAAGGGATTGATGTTTTTGGTTTTTCTGAACATGCCCCAATGGATTTTGATCAACACTACCGATTGCCATTAGAGAAAAAAGCAGAGTATGAAACTGAAGTAAAACGACTTCAAGAGATGTTCTCAAATGATATTGAGATTTTATTGGCATATGAAGTTGATTTTATGCAAAACGTTCCAATGCTCGATGAAATACTCAAAGCCAAAGTTGATTATCTGATTGGTTCGGTACACTTTTTAGATGGTTGGGGCTTTGATAATCCTGAGTTTATAGGAAGTTATGAAAACAGAGATATTGATACCATTTGGCAAGAGTATTTTAATACCATTGAAGCAATGGCAAAAGCCAATCTCTTTGATATCGTAGGGCATTTAGATTTAATTAAAATATTTAAGTTCATGCCTAAAAAAGAGATTAAAAGTATTGCAAACGGTGCTCTTAAAGCCATAAAAAATGCCAATATGGTCGTAGAGATAAACCCTGCTGGTTTACGAAAACCAATTGGGGAAACCTACCCTTCCAAAGAGCTTTTAGAAGCATGTTTTGAGCTGGATATTGCTATTACTTTTGGTTCAGATGCTCATGAAATTGCACAAGTAGGCTTTAAATATGAAGAGGCTAAAGCATTAGCCCAAGCTGTAGGATATACTAAAGCGATGCGGTTTAAAAACCGTGACAGAGAATTGTTTATTTTTTAAACAGTTTAAATTTGAAACAAAAATAAAAATTCTGAAAAACTGTATAAATTTTATACATAATTTAGGAAATTCTTTATGTTTGTTTTGATATAATCATCCAAACAACTTTATAGGAGATATTACCATGGGTAAATTTGTTAACAATACTGAAGAATTTTTCAAATATTGTGAAGAAAACGAAGTAAAATTTGTAGATTTAAGATTTACAGATATGAAAGGTATGTGGCACCACTTGACTTATATGATGAGTGCTGTAAATGAAGAAAACTTAACAAATGGTATGCCATTTGACGGTTCTTCTGTAGATGCATGGCAACCAATTAATAAATCTGATATGATTTTAAAGCCAGATGTAGAGACTGCATTCTTAGATCCATTTACTGCTGATTCAACCATTGTTGTATTTTGTGATGTTTATGACATCTACAAAGGTCAAATGTATGAGAAATGTCCACGATCTATTGCTAAAAAAGCATTACAACACTTATCTGAGTCTGGTGTGGGTGACGCTGCTTACTTTGGGCCAGAAAATGAATTCTTTATTTTTGATGATGTTAAAATTGTTGACTCAATCAATGAATCATACTACAGAGTTGATTCTGATGAGGGTGAATGGTCAGACAACACTGATTATGAAGTAGGAAATGTTGGACACAGACCTAGAACTAAAGGTGGTTATTTCCCAGTTCAACCAACAGATTCAATGGTTGACTTAAGAGCTGAAATGATGCAAGTATTGGAGCAAGTAGGTTTAGAAGTTGTTTTAGGACACCACGAAGTTGCTCAAGCACAAGGTGAAATTGGAGTAGTATTCTCAGACATCATTGGTGCAGCAGATAATGTTCAAAAATATAAATATGTTGTAAAAATGGTAGCTCACTTAAATGGTAAAACAGCTACATTTATGCCAAAACCTTTATTTGGTGATAACGGAAACGGTATGCACGTACACCAATCAATCTGGAAAGAGGGTAAAAACTTATTCTACAAAGAGGGTGAGTATGGTAACCTTTCTGATACTGCTAGACACTATGTGGGTGGTATTTTCAAACACGCTAGAGCAGTTGCTGCGTTTACTAACCCTTCAACGAACTCTTACAAAAGATTAATTCCAGGATTTGAAGCTCCTTCAATCTTAACGTACTCTTCTCAAAACAGATCGGCTTCTTGTCGAGTTCCTTATGGAGCGGGTGAAAAAGCAACAAGAATTGAGATGAGATTCCCAGATTCAACTTCTTGTCCATACTTAGCATTTGCTGCTATGATGATGGCGGGGCTTGATGGTATTGCTAACAAAATTGAACCAATTGGTCCAATGGATGAAGATTTATTTGAAATGCCATTAGATGAAATCAGAGAGAGAAAAATCCCTCAAATGCCTCACACATTAAGAGGTTCATTAGAAGCACTTATCAGAGATAACGACTTCTTAAAACCAGTATTCACTCAAGATATGATTGATACTTACCAACACTACAAATTCGAAACTCAAGTTTGGCCAGACGAAGCTCGACCAACTGCATTCGAATTTAAATCAACTTACTCTTGCTAGTCAGCTGATTATAATTTAAAAAGCCCACCTTATATAAGGTGGGCTTTTTTTATATCTAAAATTTTGAACTTATGAAATATATCATCAGAAAATTTTAGAAAAAAAGTTATGTGTAGTATAAAATTAAAGTATCAATTAATAGGGTATTATAAATGGAATGAATTTATGGAAAGTCAAGAGTCCAAAGAGAGAAACTCTCTTTTAAAACTCCCGCGTAGAACCTAAATCTTTTTCAATTTTAAGTTCAGGCAGTTTGGATGTGTCTGTAAAATACTCTGTTTTACCATTGATGACACTTTTATGCACCCCTTCTGGTATCTCAAAATTCCGTTTGATTTCAGGGTGAATTTGTAAGTATTGTCGATAAAAATGCCCAAAGACTGTACCTGCACTTCGACCACCTGTTTCACTCTTTCTCATAGGTTTATTGTCATCATTTCCATACCAAATAACAGTTTGAAGTGTTGGTGTGTATCCACAAAACCATGCATCCACGTTGCTATTTGTCGTACCGGTTTTACCTGCAATATCTAAACCTTTTACTTTTGCAAGTTTCCCCGTACCTCTTTGCACGGTATCATGTAAAATTGAGGTGATTAAGTAGGCTTGTTCAGGTGGTTGTATATAATTCTCTTGAGGTTGGAAAACAATGGTTTGATTGTTTTTATTCACAATCGAACTGACAATATAGGGCTGTACTTGAATACCATTGTTTGAAAACATGGTATACGCACGACTGAGTTCAAATGGTGAAATAGAGAGACTCCCCAGTGTAATGGATAAATCCATGGGGACATCTTCAAAACCAAAAGCTCTGAGATTCTTATGCGCAATGTCAATACCAATATCATTGACTAAGTTAATGGTGGCCAAGTTTCTGGAGTGCAACAGTGCTTCTCTAAGTGTAATGAGTCCTTTGTAGTTCTCTTCATAGTTTTTAGGTTGCCATTTTTTCTCTTCATCATCTTTGGTGTAACTGTAAGTACGAGAGATATCAATTAAGTTAGTTGCAGGTGAGTATCCCAAGTTCAATGCGGTTTGATATAAAAAGGGTTTAATCGCCGATCCAGGCTGTCGTTTAGACTGAATCACACGGTTAAAGTTTGACTCTTTATAATTCACTCCACCCAATAACGTTAAGATTTTTCCTGTTTTATTCTCTATGGTAATCAAGCCACCATTGAGAGTTGCAGTATGATCAACATACTCCTCTTCAGGAAGAGCTTCTGTTTTTTTGAAATACTCTTCTCGTTTTTTGATGTTGTCATAGCCATATTGTAACGATTTTCTGGCAATCTCTTGTGCTTTTAAATCAATCGTTAAATTGATTTTGTACCCACCATATTTTACGTCAGGAATATCATTACTTAATACATTCAATGCATAATCAATCACATAAGGGGCTTTATTGAGTGTCAATGTTTCATCGTAAACAGCAGGGACATAACTGATTGCTTCCATATGTTCACGGTCATTGATCCATCCCAAGGTTTTCAGACGGTTAACCACTTGGTTGGCTCGAACCAGTGCAAATTTGAGGTTTTTGGTTGGTGAGTAAAAACTTGGTGCTCTTGGAAGTCCAACTAAAATGGCAATCTCTTTTAAGTTAAGTTCAAACAACTCTTTTTTAAAGTAACCAAGAGAAGCCGTACGAATACCATAATAACCATGCCCAAAGTAGACTTGATTTAAGTATCGCTCTAAAATCTCCTCTTTTGAAAGAATCGTTTCAAGTCGAAGTGCGAGTAAGACCTCTTTGAGTTTTCGTGTGAACTTTTTCTCTCGTGTTAAAAGCATGTTTTTGATGAGTTGTTGAGTGAGCGTACTTGCTCCTTCAACCAGTTTTCGTGCTTTGATATCTTTTATGATGGCTCGTAAAATTGCATCGGTATTGACACCGTTATGTTCAAAAAATTGTGTATCTTCAATGGCAATAAGTGCCTCAATTACTTTGGGTGGAATGTCTTCATATTTCACATAAATACGGTGCTCTTTTTGAAAGATATTGGCAACAAGTTGTCCATCTTTATCAAAAAATTGTGTGGTGAGTTTGGGGTTATAATCCACAATTTGATTGATTTCAAATCGTATTTCAGAGTATAAATAGAGTAAAAATGCCAAAAGGGCTAAACCAATAACAGTAAAAAAACCAATAATATATTTCATGTAGTTATGTCCTAAACGTTCGTGTGTTAAATCCAGATGAAATAAGGTGTTGTGTGTATTCATCTTTTGGATTACTCAATACCTCTTGAGTAAGTCCCATTTCAACCACTTTTCCTTGATTAATAATAATGAGGTATTTGCAAATGTCAATTATAGAGTTTATATCATGTGTAACAAATAAAACATATAAGTTCAGTTCTTTTTGTATTTTTTTAATCAGTTCTATAATGGTTTGCTTGCTGTTTGTATCCAGTGCGGTTGTGGGTTCATCTAAAAGCAACAACTTGGGATCATTGGTCAACGCAATGGCAATGACAACACGTTGAAGTTGTCCTCCACTGAGTTGTGAAGGAAAACGCTCCAACACCCAAGGTTCTAATCCTACCAATGAAAGCAACTCCAATTTGCGTTCTTGTGAGCAAAAAAATTGTTGTTTGATTTTTGTCATGGGTGAGAGTGAAGTGAAAGGGTTTTGTGGTACAAAACCCAAATTCTCTTTATGCAGATCAAAAGGAGCATCCATTTGTAGATGTGAAGTTAAACTTTTTGGAAGCAAGCCTAATAGTGCTTTGAGCGTAAGAGATTTCCCACTTCCACTTTGACCTATAAGTGCGGTTGCTTCTTTTATTTCAAAACTTATATCCACCAATTCAGTGGTTTCATGGACTATATGCAGTCGCTTAATCGAAAGTTTTGACATCTACTATTTTGATAATCCTTGAATAGACTCATCAAGTTGTGTCACCAATTTAATAAAATTAATTGGTTTTTCAAAAATAGCAGAAACCTCTTTTTGTTCCTCTTCATTTAAGTCATCTTTGTATGCTGTAATCACAATGATAGGTACATCTTTGTCAATTTTACGAATCTCTTTGACCAAAGCTTTACCGTCTAAGTTTGGCATTCGTAAATCCGTAATTACAACATCAGGTCGGTTTGATTTAAAACTTTCAAGCGCAATCTCTCCGTCACTTGCCAAAAGAATTTTTTTAACAAGCATTTGAAACGTTCTATCCATAATGTTAATAATATCTTCACCGTCTTCTGCTACGAGCAGAGTAATATTTCTTAAATCAGATTTGATTTTAGAAGTTTCCATATTGATCCTTAAATTAGTGGGTTATCCATCTCTTGTGGGATTTGTAAGTTCATGAGCTTTAAAACCGTTGGCGCAATATTATTTAAGCTGCCTGGTTTAACCTCTTGAACACCATCTGCTAAGATGAAACAGTAAACATCACCTACGGTGTGATTGGTTAATACTTTACCCTCTTCACTTTTCATCATCTCACAGTTTCCGTGATCACTCGTAATGATTATATTGTACTGTAACTTTTTTGAGTCTTTTATTATACGACCCAATTGTTTATCAACTTCTTCGACAGCTTTAATACTGGCATCATAATTTCCAGTATGTCCAACCATGTCACCATTGGCAAAATTCACCACAATAAAGTCATAAGAATCTTCCATCGCTTTAAGTACAGCATCACCTACTGCTGGTGCAGACATCTCTGGTTGTAAGTCATATGTTGCCACATTAGGAGAAGGAATAAGTACACGCATCTCATTTTCTACGGGTTCTTCAACACCCCCATTAAAGAAGAACGTCACGTGTGCATACTTTTCTGTTTCAGCGGTGTGAAGTTGTTTTAAGCCTGCATTTGAAATGACTTCAGCCAGTGTATTTCGAGGTGTTTCTTTTGGAAACAAGATAGGTAAGGGCATGTTTTTATCATACTCTGTCATAGTTGCAAGGTGCAGTTCATCTGCAAATCGTGGAAACTCACTGAAGTCTTTATTGGCTAAAACGTTTGAAATCTCTCTCATTCGGTCACTTCTGAAGTTACAAAAAATCACGCCATCGCCTTTGTGAAAACCATTGTACCCTTCAAATGCCGTTGGCACTAAGAATTCATCTAATACTTCTTCTTTATACGAATTGGCAATGTATGTTGTAACATCCTTAGAGGTCTTTGGTAAACCTAATGCCATCGCATCATGCCCTTTTTGAACTCTCTCCCATCGGTTATCTCTGTCCATAGTATAGTATCGCCCCGCAATGGTTGCAAGATGAATACTTTCATCACAAATATCTAAGATTTGGTCAATGTATTGTTGTGCACAATTAGGAGCCACATCCCGACCATCGGTGATGGCATGAATATAGACATGTTTCCCTTTTGCTTGAGCGATTTTAGCCAAAGCAATGATGTGATTGATGTGTGAGTGCACACCACCATCACTTAATAATCCGATTAAATGAACATTATTTGAAGCATCAAGAGTTTGTTGAAGTACTTCATTGGTTTTAAGCGTATCATTTTTAATGGCTAAGTTGATTTTGACTAAATCTTGATACAGAATTCGCCCACTTCCAATGGTCATGTGCCCCACTTCACTGTTTCCCATTTGTCCATTAGGAAGACCCACATTTTCTCCATAGGTATGTATAAGTGAATGGGGTACTTGTTCAAAAAGATAATCATAGGTTGGTTTTTTAGCATTGGCAAAAGCATTGTGTTTGATATTTTGGTTGTGGCCAATACCATCTGTGATAATTAAAACTGTTTTTTTCGTCATTTTAAACCTTTTAAAAACTTTAATAGTATATAATCCCTGATTATAACAAAAGGAAGGTTTAACTTTGTTTTATTGGTTCTATCGACATATGGATATTAACATATTCCAATACATCTCAATCCGAGCAGGACTTGGCTTCTTCATCGCTTTTTTTCTTACTTTATATCTTATGCCAAAGTTTATAAAATGGGCCAAAACAAAGAAAGCTTCTCAACCAATTTATGATTTAGCACCACAATCACATCAAGAAAAAGCAGGTACCCCAACCATGGGTGGTTTGGTGTTTGTTTTTGCTTCTATTATCGCAACACTTCTTACAGCAAAACTCAATAACTTTTATGTTGCAACAGGTCTTTTTACCTTGGGAGCATTTTGTTTGATTGGAGTTAAAGATGATATCTCTAAAATTACCAACAATAAAAACAATGCAGGTTTAAGTGCACGAATGAAACTCATTTTACAATTTATTGTGGCATTGGGTGCAGCGATTACATTGATAATCTACAGTCACTCTACAGAGTTGTATCTCCCTTTTTATAAATACCCAATAGCAGACATGGGCTTGGTTTCAATTGTCTTTTGGGTATTGGTCATGGTGGCTGCTTCCAACGCAGTGAATGTAACGGATGGTTTAGATGGATTGGCAACCGTACCATCTATCATTGCATTTTTTACACTCTCAACGATTGTCTATATTACAGGACATGCGATTATCAGTAACTATTTGCTTTTACCCAACATCAAACTTACAGGGGAACTTACTATTTTAGGAGCCTCTATTTGTGGTTCACTCATTGCCTTTTTATGGCACAACTGTCACCCTGCTGAAGTTTTTATGGGAGACAGTGGTTCTTTAGCTATTGGAGGAATTATGGGATACTTTGCCATTGTGTGTAAAAGTGAAGTTCTGTTAATCATCATTGGATTTATCTTTGTACTTGAAACGGTTTCAGTTATTTTGCAAGTGGGCTCTTATAAGTTACGACAAAAGAGAGTTTTTTTAATGGCGCCCATACATCACCACTTTGAACAAAAAGGGTGGAAAGAGAATAAAATCATTGTGCGATTTTGGATTATCTCATTTATGGCGAACCTCATTGCACTGTTAAGCTTGAAAGTAAGATAATGATAAGAGTATTAGGTAAGGGTAATACTGCCCAAGCTATACAAGAGACATTTGATGATGTTGTTTTATACGATGAGAGTGATTTTAACTCATACGATACAACATGTGAAGATATAACCGTAGTAAGCCCTGGAATTCCACCTTTTAATACAATGGTACAACAAGCAAAAAATATACAAAGCGACTATGACTTGTTTGCTGGTACCATGCCATTTTCTATTTGGATAAGTGGTACAAATGGAAAAACAACCACCACTCAAATGATGCAACACCTTCTTGAATGCAAAGGCAGTGTGTGTGGAGGAAATATTGGAACGGCCGTTTCAAAACTGGACAGGGATTCTAAAATTTGGATTTTAGAGACCTCTTCATTTACATTACACTATACACAAAAAGCGCGACCTAATATATATGTATTACTTCCTATTTCAGATGACCATGTTTCATGGCATGGATCATTTGAAGAGTATGAGAATGCAAAACTCAAAGCAATGGATCATATGAAAGAGGGAGAGGCTGCGATTATTCCTTTAAAATATAAAGACTACCCCACTGCAGCATATAAAATTACGTATGAAAGTACAGAAGATTTAGCACAGATATTTGATATTGATGTATCAAAAATTAAATTTAATGAACCATTTTTGCTCGATGCCATGATGGCATTGGGTGTGAGCAAGATTTTATTTGATGAGGTGGATTATGAAAAAATCAATGCCTTTAAAATTGATGCGCATAAAGTAGAGGTATTTAAAGACAGACAAAACAGAGTCTGGATTGATGATTCTAAAGCCACGAATTTAGATGCAACGATTGCAGCACTTAAACCTTATGAACAACAAAGTGTTCATTTGATTTTAGGTGGAGATGATAAAGGGGCAAATTTGACCCCACTTTTTGAGTACTTAAAAGGAAAATCAATTACGGTGTATGCCATTGGAAGTAACACTGAAAAACTGACGCAACTATCAACTCAATTTAACATAAAATTACATGCTTGTCATGTGATGAAAAAAGCGGTTGAATTGATGAATAAAAATCATGATTACAAATCGGTTGCAATGCTCTCTCCAGCGGCTGCTTCACTCGACCAGTATAGCTCGTACAAACAACGTGGAGACGAATTTAAAACACTGGTAAATACTTTAAGCTAGAATTAATCAACAAGGTAATATAATTTCACTCCAAAATTGATGGCTCGGTAGCTCAGTCGGTAGAGCAAAGGACTGAAAATCCTTGTGTCGGCAGTTCGATTCTGCCCCGCGCCACCATTAAGTTTTTGTTGGGTGCTGGTGTAGCTCAGTTGGCTAGAGCAGCTGATTTGTAATCAGCAGGTCGGGGGTTCAACTCCCTTCACCAGCTCCATTTTTAACTGTCGTGCGTAGTCTTTATAAAAGATCAGCGCTTGACCAGAACAATAATTTTTCAACGGTGAGGTTGGAGAGTGGTCAAATCCAGGAGACTGTAAATCTCCCGCCTATGGCTTCGAAGGTTCAAATCCTTCTCTCACCACCACGTAATGTTGCGGGAGTAGCTCAGTTGGCTAGAGCCTCTGCCTTCCAAGCAGATTGTCGCGAGTTCGAGTCTCGTCTCCCGCTCCATTATTTTTTTATTGATACTGGGAGCTGAGTTATAGACGCAAAAATTTATAACTCCATTTTCTACAAAATGTAAACTCCAAGTATAACTTTTAAATATGTTTAGTCCAGCGTATGCCCATGTAGCTCAGGGGTAGAGCACTTCCTTGGTAAGGAAGAGGTCGTAAGTTCAAGTCTTATCGTGGGCTCCATGATGTAATGGACATATTTAAATTTACAAACCAATCCCCTCTGAATAGATCAGCCTTAGGCTTATCTACTCAGAGGGCAATTTAATAAATCTTTTAAGGGGAATTTTATGGCAAAAGAAAAATTCGAGCGAAGTAAACCGCACGTTAACATTGGTACAATTGGTCACGTTGACCACGGTAAAACGACTTTAACAGCTGCTATTACTATGTGTTTAGGGCTTAAAAACGGTCAAGCTACTATGGACTATGATCAAATTGATAACGCTCCAGAAGAGAGAGAAAGAGGAATTACTATTGCTACTTCTCACGTTGAGTATGAAACTGAAACTAGACACTACGCACACGTAGATTGTCCAGGTCACGCCGATTACGTTAAAAACATGATTACTGGTGCTGCACAAATGGATGGTGCTATCTTAGTTATTGCTGCTACAGATGGACCAATGGCTCAAACTAGAGAGCACATTCTATTATCTAAACAAGTAGGTGTTCCATACATCGTTGTATTCTTAAACAAAGAAGACCAACTTGATGAAGAAGATAAAGAAGAG includes:
- the gpmI gene encoding 2,3-bisphosphoglycerate-independent phosphoglycerate mutase, whose translation is MTKKTVLIITDGIGHNQNIKHNAFANAKKPTYDYLFEQVPHSLIHTYGENVGLPNGQMGNSEVGHMTIGSGRILYQDLVKINLAIKNDTLKTNEVLQQTLDASNNVHLIGLLSDGGVHSHINHIIALAKIAQAKGKHVYIHAITDGRDVAPNCAQQYIDQILDICDESIHLATIAGRYYTMDRDNRWERVQKGHDAMALGLPKTSKDVTTYIANSYKEEVLDEFLVPTAFEGYNGFHKGDGVIFCNFRSDRMREISNVLANKDFSEFPRFADELHLATMTEYDKNMPLPILFPKETPRNTLAEVISNAGLKQLHTAETEKYAHVTFFFNGGVEEPVENEMRVLIPSPNVATYDLQPEMSAPAVGDAVLKAMEDSYDFIVVNFANGDMVGHTGNYDASIKAVEEVDKQLGRIIKDSKKLQYNIIITSDHGNCEMMKSEEGKVLTNHTVGDVYCFILADGVQEVKPGSLNNIAPTVLKLMNLQIPQEMDNPLI
- the murD gene encoding UDP-N-acetylmuramoyl-L-alanine--D-glutamate ligase codes for the protein MIRVLGKGNTAQAIQETFDDVVLYDESDFNSYDTTCEDITVVSPGIPPFNTMVQQAKNIQSDYDLFAGTMPFSIWISGTNGKTTTTQMMQHLLECKGSVCGGNIGTAVSKLDRDSKIWILETSSFTLHYTQKARPNIYVLLPISDDHVSWHGSFEEYENAKLKAMDHMKEGEAAIIPLKYKDYPTAAYKITYESTEDLAQIFDIDVSKIKFNEPFLLDAMMALGVSKILFDEVDYEKINAFKIDAHKVEVFKDRQNRVWIDDSKATNLDATIAALKPYEQQSVHLILGGDDKGANLTPLFEYLKGKSITVYAIGSNTEKLTQLSTQFNIKLHACHVMKKAVELMNKNHDYKSVAMLSPAAASLDQYSSYKQRGDEFKTLVNTLS
- the mraY gene encoding phospho-N-acetylmuramoyl-pentapeptide-transferase encodes the protein MFYWFYRHMDINIFQYISIRAGLGFFIAFFLTLYLMPKFIKWAKTKKASQPIYDLAPQSHQEKAGTPTMGGLVFVFASIIATLLTAKLNNFYVATGLFTLGAFCLIGVKDDISKITNNKNNAGLSARMKLILQFIVALGAAITLIIYSHSTELYLPFYKYPIADMGLVSIVFWVLVMVAASNAVNVTDGLDGLATVPSIIAFFTLSTIVYITGHAIISNYLLLPNIKLTGELTILGASICGSLIAFLWHNCHPAEVFMGDSGSLAIGGIMGYFAIVCKSEVLLIIIGFIFVLETVSVILQVGSYKLRQKRVFLMAPIHHHFEQKGWKENKIIVRFWIISFMANLIALLSLKVR